A DNA window from Methylocystis heyeri contains the following coding sequences:
- a CDS encoding choice-of-anchor tandem repeat GloVer-containing protein has translation MKIRANFKSSACLSLMSVLFAGASVEAFGQSWPPAPLSEGTLYSFTGGADGGAPQYVSLLADSNGALYGTATGGGAHFAGVAFKLTPPGFGKTQWTESVLYTFSGADGAVPIAGLLRDLSGALYGVTAVGGANGFGVAFKLSPPVPPSTQWSYARIFDFAQSTGANPYGALIWDGAGGLVGAATTGGRNGVGAIYKLTPPASTGGQWTVSTLYNFTGGADGGSPYSSLVAGAGGAIYGTASAGGSGGAGVVFKLTPPGANCTPVSPNRWCETVLHAFGGSDGAGPYASLTLDDASGTFYGTTSSGGASNQGAVFSLTPPVPPSTLWVETVLHSFAGGQDGAQLFSPLVLFGGALYGASRAGGGTGCGGSGCGALFKVTPPAAPSNRWAEQVLYAFTGGADGAAPYGGLTVSTLHFGLGAAIYGVANGGGASNAGTIFSLQCATPAREVFGGAQHVACAH, from the coding sequence ATGAAGATCCGGGCGAATTTCAAATCCAGCGCCTGCCTGTCGCTGATGTCTGTTCTGTTCGCCGGGGCGAGCGTCGAGGCCTTTGGTCAGAGTTGGCCGCCTGCACCGCTCAGCGAGGGCACGCTCTACAGCTTTACAGGGGGAGCCGACGGCGGCGCTCCACAATATGTCTCGCTGCTGGCCGACAGCAACGGCGCGCTTTATGGGACAGCGACCGGCGGCGGCGCGCATTTCGCCGGCGTGGCGTTCAAATTGACGCCGCCGGGCTTCGGAAAGACCCAGTGGACCGAGAGCGTCCTTTACACCTTTTCGGGCGCAGACGGCGCCGTTCCCATAGCGGGACTCCTCCGTGATTTGAGCGGAGCCCTCTATGGCGTGACAGCCGTGGGAGGCGCGAACGGCTTCGGCGTCGCTTTCAAGCTGTCCCCGCCGGTTCCGCCCTCGACCCAGTGGAGCTACGCCAGGATTTTCGACTTCGCGCAATCCACCGGCGCGAACCCCTACGGGGCGCTGATATGGGATGGCGCCGGAGGGCTCGTCGGCGCCGCGACCACCGGCGGAAGGAATGGAGTCGGCGCTATATACAAGCTCACGCCGCCAGCCTCTACGGGCGGGCAGTGGACTGTCTCGACGCTCTACAACTTCACTGGCGGAGCCGACGGCGGCAGTCCCTACTCGTCTTTGGTCGCGGGCGCCGGCGGAGCGATCTACGGCACGGCGTCGGCTGGCGGCTCCGGCGGCGCCGGGGTCGTGTTCAAGCTGACGCCGCCCGGCGCCAATTGCACGCCCGTATCCCCCAATCGCTGGTGCGAGACCGTGCTCCACGCCTTCGGCGGGAGCGACGGCGCCGGGCCTTACGCCAGTCTCACCCTGGATGACGCCTCGGGGACCTTCTATGGGACGACATCGTCGGGCGGCGCATCCAACCAGGGCGCCGTCTTTTCGCTGACGCCTCCGGTTCCGCCTTCGACCCTGTGGGTGGAGACAGTGCTCCACAGCTTCGCCGGCGGGCAGGACGGCGCCCAGCTGTTCTCTCCCTTGGTCCTGTTCGGCGGCGCGCTCTATGGCGCGAGCCGGGCAGGCGGCGGAACCGGCTGCGGCGGCTCCGGCTGCGGCGCCCTGTTCAAAGTCACGCCGCCGGCCGCTCCGAGCAATCGCTGGGCCGAGCAAGTGCTCTACGCCTTCACCGGCGGCGCGGACGGCGCCGCCCCCTATGGCGGCCTGACCGTCAGCACGCTTCATTTCGGCCTCGGCGCCGCAATCTATGGCGTCGCCAACGGCGGCGGCGCCTCCAACGCCGGTACGATCTTTTCGCTGCAATGCGCAACGCCGGCGAGGGAAGTCTTCGGCGGCGCGCAGCACGTGGCCTGCGCCCATTAA
- a CDS encoding choice-of-anchor tandem repeat GloVer-containing protein, producing MNIRAIGKSAARSSLMAFLVAGAAPAFGQSWPPAPLSEAKLYSFTNGADGGNPAQVKLLPDGGGALYGTTSGGGGTNNGVVFKLTPPGFGAAHWTETVLYSFSGLDGAFPFAGLARDSSGALYGVTSYGGANNLGVAFKLAPPISPSTKWTYTKIYDFNQATGGSLYNAPIIDGAGALIGTATAGGTNASGAVYKLTPPSSPGNPWSGAALYNFTGGADGGVPSSTLLADNSGAVYGTAQNGGSGGGGVVFKLTPSGANCAPASPNLWCETVLYSFSGGNDGGAPTAGLTLDSFGTFYGTAFFGGAYNKGVAFSLTPPKPPSTQWLETVLHSFAGGQDGAFPSSPLILVGGALYGVTQNGAGGDCSGLGCGAAFRLTPPAAPSMQWNENILYRFNAGVDGAFPIGGLTLSPLHFGLGSALYGVALWGGASNYGTVFSLQCAQPAREVFGGAQHAACAQ from the coding sequence CGTCGCCGGCGCGGCGCCGGCCTTTGGCCAGAGCTGGCCGCCCGCGCCGCTCAGCGAGGCGAAGCTCTACAGCTTCACCAACGGCGCCGACGGCGGCAACCCGGCGCAAGTCAAGCTGTTGCCGGACGGCGGCGGCGCGCTCTACGGGACGACTTCGGGCGGCGGCGGAACCAACAACGGCGTCGTGTTCAAGCTGACGCCGCCGGGTTTCGGAGCGGCGCATTGGACCGAAACCGTCCTTTACAGTTTCTCCGGGCTCGACGGCGCTTTTCCCTTTGCGGGGCTGGCGAGAGATTCGAGCGGCGCGCTCTATGGCGTGACCAGTTATGGAGGCGCGAACAACCTCGGCGTCGCCTTCAAACTGGCCCCGCCGATCAGCCCTTCGACGAAGTGGACCTACACCAAGATTTACGATTTCAACCAGGCGACCGGCGGGAGCCTTTACAACGCGCCCATAATCGATGGAGCCGGGGCGCTCATCGGCACCGCAACCGCCGGCGGAACAAACGCCAGTGGCGCGGTTTACAAGCTCACGCCGCCGAGTTCTCCCGGCAATCCGTGGAGCGGGGCGGCGCTTTACAACTTCACCGGCGGCGCCGATGGCGGCGTCCCCTCGTCAACCCTCCTCGCCGACAACAGCGGCGCGGTCTATGGCACGGCCCAGAACGGCGGCTCCGGCGGCGGTGGCGTCGTGTTCAAGCTGACGCCGTCCGGGGCCAATTGCGCTCCTGCATCACCAAATCTGTGGTGCGAAACCGTGCTCTATAGTTTCTCGGGCGGGAACGACGGAGGCGCTCCAACTGCAGGCCTCACACTGGATTCGTTCGGGACTTTCTACGGGACGGCCTTTTTCGGAGGGGCCTATAACAAGGGCGTCGCCTTTTCGCTGACGCCGCCCAAACCACCTTCGACCCAGTGGCTGGAGACGGTGTTGCACAGCTTCGCCGGCGGGCAGGACGGCGCTTTTCCCAGCTCTCCCCTTATCCTGGTCGGCGGCGCGCTTTATGGCGTGACGCAAAACGGGGCCGGCGGCGATTGTAGCGGCCTCGGTTGCGGGGCGGCATTCCGGCTCACGCCGCCGGCCGCTCCCAGCATGCAGTGGAACGAGAACATCCTCTATCGTTTCAACGCCGGCGTCGATGGCGCCTTCCCGATCGGCGGCCTGACCCTCAGCCCGCTTCATTTCGGCCTCGGCTCCGCCCTTTATGGCGTCGCGCTGTGGGGCGGAGCCTCGAACTACGGCACGGTCTTTTCGCTGCAATGCGCCCAGCCGGCGAGGGAGGTCTTCGGCGGGGCGCAGCATGCCGCCTGTGCGCAGTGA